TGTAACGACAAAAGGTGCTGGTTTGAGTTTGGATTATTCGACTCGTAGAGAGAATAGGATTCAGAAGCATTGTGCAATTAGATCTTGAGAGATATGACAGTCGAAACAATCGTCCAGTACTTGCTGTGTTGGCAAGTATACGTTCTTGCAGTATTGGTCTACCACATTTTCAACTGGATTCACGAACAAatattgtacaagaagtttggAGCTTCTCCTTGTATCAACAATGAAAGAGGAGGCTTCCTTGGTATCAGACTTTTGAGgacgttgttgaaggcGAAGCTGGACGGAACGCTATCGGATGTTGTGAAGAATAGATACTACGAAATGGAACATCCTGAAATAGAAACGTTTACGCTGAGAGTGTTTTCACAAACCGTCATTGCAACAAGAGATCCTGCCAATCTCAAGGCCATTTTGGCTACTCAATTCAATGACTTTAGTTTGGGCATTAGACATGCTCAGTTATATCCGTTGTTGGGAGATGGTATCTTTACTTTAGATGGTGAAGGATGGAAACATTCCAGAGCCATGTTGAGACCACAATTTGCCAAGGAGCAGATTGCACATGTTCAGTCGTTAGAGCCACATATTCAAGTGTTGGCAAAACATATTCGAAAATCAGAAGGAAAGTCGTTCGAAATGCAAGAATTGTTTTTCAGGTTAACTCTCGATTGTGCTACAGAATTCTTGTTCGGCGAATCAGTCGAATCATTAAGAGATGCATCAATTGGGATGGCGCGAGCTGATgtggaagttgaaggaaaagacCGGTTTGCAGAAGCGTTTAACTTAGCCCAGACCCAAATTGCTACGAGATCGATGATGAACAAAATGTACTTCCTATACAATACGGAAGAATTACGGAATTCTTGCGATGTTGTTCACAGATTCACAGATTACTATGTCAACCTTGCTTTGCGGacatcaacagcagaaTTAGATAAAAAATCTAAGAGCGGTTATACCTTCTTGTATGAATTGGTCAAACAAACCAGAAATCCACAGATTTTGAGAGATCAGTTATTGAATATCTTGTTGGCTGGTAGAGATACGACTGCTGGTTTGTTGTCTTTCGCTTTCTTTGAATTGGCTCGTCAACCACATATTTGGgcgaagttgaaggatgAAATCTACTCTGCGTTTGGGTCTGGTGAAAACTCGAGAATAGATGAAATCACTTTTGAATCTTTAAAGAGGTGTGAGTACTTGAAAGCCGTTCTTAACGAAACTTTGAGGATGTATCCATCTGTCCCCAATAATGGTAGGATTGCTGTAAGGAATACAACGCTACCAAGGGGCGGGGGACCAACAGGCACCGAACCTATGTTGGTAAGAAAGGGTCAGAAAGTTGTCTATAGTGTCTATACGACCCACAGAAGTAAAACACATTACGGTGAAGATGCCGAAGTCTTTAGACCTGAAAGATGGTTTGAGCCCTCGTCCAGAAAGCTCGGCTGGGCGTATCTTCCTTTCAATGGTGGACCACGTATTTGCTTAGGACAACAGTTTGCATTAACTGAAGCATCTTATGTAGTAACGAGATTGATTCAAATGTTCCCTAATATCAGCTCCGATCCAACGATAGAATATCCTCCCAGAAAAGCTTCACAATTGACTATGTGTCTCCAAGATGGGCTTCTTATTTCCTTGTATTGAGGGAATCTAATAGTTTTTTAAGTATAACAATTTCGTATATATAATCATGTAGCTCAATCCAACCCTTGCTCAGTCTTTCTTTCATTAAGAAACCATCTTGTTAATTTCCCTAAGTTTACGAGCTTTTGTCAGATTATATTTTTGTACTGCTGACTGTTGTCATCTGATAAGAATTTCTATTGCAAAGTAGAACCCTGTTTGATCTACTTCGGAAACTTTCAATGAAAATCTTTCCACAACACAGTCTAGCTTTATTGCAATAACGCGAAAAAAATAAACTGACCAGTTTGCTGCTATAACTGTAATAGCGGATCGTAAGACTATGAAGCGAATTCAAACCTAGAACATCcgtttcttctgatttAGATCAAAATATTCTTGTATCTATGGCTTAACTATGAGTGCGAAATGTTACATCGACTACATAATATATTTGAACCAATGTGGTTGCCATTACAAAGCCCCTTGTGTGCCTTAACTCTGCAATCACTCCAAAACTAGGATAAAAACTGGCTCACTTTGAAGCACAGCAATAAAATTAATTTTGTGAATGCTGAGGTTACGGTATTGAATAGCACACACATCATTGAAAATTCTGGTACCCGCAGAAGTACCTGAAATGTTCCATCCAATGAAACTTAACTTAATGGAGGGAATCACTACTGTTTTCCATGCTTATGCTGGTTCAGATCAGATACCCTACTATGAAATCCGCTGATTGATACCTTTGGAAATCAACTCTGCACATAACATCAATTCCTGCAGCGGTTGCAAATTAAGTAGCTCTTGTTTTCCGAAATACTGCATTTAATGGTCCTTACCTTTTGCAACCTATCCACACAAGGTTTCAAATGGAGATATAAAAGGACACATAAGTTCCAGAATTATATATATCTGATAACTTACTCAACACACATCTCTACGATATGTCCTCTACTGATAAAGTGCAATCATCCAACGCTGTTACCTATTTCTCTCCTGAGCAACCTGTTCCTGCTGGAACATATTTCcaacaagagaaacagaaaaagcctcttctattttcacCTTTGAAGATCAGGGAATTGATCTTACAAAATCGTTTAGTTGTTTCCCCAATGTGTCAATACTCTGCTGGTAGAGATGGTCAGGCTACACCTTACCATTTAGTTCACTATggccaatttcttcttagAGGCCCAGGCTTGacttttgttgaagatacCTCCGTCAGTCCCGAAGGTCGCTTGTCTCCAGAGAATTTAGGAATTTGGAATGACCAACAAGCAGAAGCTCTTAAAGACATAGTTGATTTTGCCCATCTGCAAAAACAACTTATTGGAATTCAACTTGACCATGGTGGTAGAAAAGCAAGCTCTCAACCTAACTACATTCATTTGGAACAGAATGCAGAGGAATCAGTAGGTGGTTGGCcaaatgaaattgttgcTCCCTCTCCAATTGTTTTCCGTCCCAACGGAAATCTTGTTAAGCCGAATGAATTGTCGAAGTCCGATATTTCAAGAATCGTTAATGATTTTGGGAATGCTGCAGAAAGAGCAGTCAAGATTAGTGGCTTTGATGCCATCGAAATCCATGGGGCTCACGGCTATCTTATCAATCAGTTTTACAGCAAGATTTCTAACAAGAGAAAGGATGAATATGGAGGAAGCTTTGAAAACAGAATTAGATTTCTTCTAGAAGTAGTCGATGAAGTTAGATCGAGAATTCCTAGCTCTATTCCattgttcttgagaatTTCTGCTATTGAAAATAccgaagatgaagacgcCTGGACTTTACTGGAATCAATAAAGTTGTCAACGATTGTTGTCGAGCATGGTGTCGATGTAATTGATGTCTCTTCAGGTGGTAATTGTCATAGACAATACAGTAGAAAAAGTTTGAGCAAAGGACATGCCCCTATGCATATTCCATTGGCAAAGGCGATTAAGGACGAACTTGGAGAAAAGGTGTTGGTTGCTTGTGTTGGTAGTTTGAATTCAGCAACTCTAATTGAGGATGAATTAAAGAAAGGATCGTTTGATATTGCTCTTGTAGGAAAAGGGTTTTTGAATAACCCTGCCTTGGTTTGGAAATTCGcagaagagttggaaattCGTGTTCACCGTCCTTTGCAGTATGGATATCCGTTTTTTCCACCAATTCAGCAAATTTTGGAATTAATTGCAAAATCGGAGGAAGCTGAAACTTAGAATGATGTCTATTACATTTCCAGTACTGTTACTATGCGAGTTTGAGTTCTATCGAGGACGGACAAACTAGGAGAGATATACAAGATAAAACTTACAAAATATACATTTTATTACGATACATTCAATGTTTGGTGATTTATTATTCGTTTACATCGTGATTTTATCTACAACTGGGGTTTATGTATAATTGAAGATCCTGTATTAGGATCCAGGAAACCGGAATCCAATGAAAGTTTGCGTTAAATGGTGAATTGTAAACGCAGATGATATTAAAAGTTTCTTACCTTGGTTGTGTAGTTGCTATTGAAAATGTTAATTCTAGGTGAATTATATAGACAATTTTAGAAATAAGTATTAAACTGGATAAAATATTAATACTCCAAACCAAACCAAAAATATTTTAGTAAGAAATTTAGTATAGGTCTAATTTTGTTCGTGTCCTTCTTATAtcatgaaattgaaataatAGGCAGCATCAAAATCGTTCTATTAATAAATTCCTCTTGTCGTCACTTCCGAAAGGAGAGGAGGGAAaaatgaattgaaattaTTACATCGTGCCAATTCATGAAAGGCATTCAGATACCCGTTCAATCAGTAAGGAATTGATCAACATTTCATTTCATGTACAAAACGATCAAGGCCCAATTGTGCTTCATCGTTTTTGTTACATATATTCCTTACAAAGCAGTGTACCTTCTTCGCAATGTACGAGAGAGCAAATGCGCTTCAATTTGTAACAGGATCATATAATTGAGTTTCGAATATATGCACAGGAATCTTGGTCAGATTCACAAGGCaaatctcaagaagaatttaCCATATACCTATGAGAATAGCTTTTTGGTCTCATTCATATACGGTTAAAAAAGTACCTAGTAAGACAATCAAACTCTACTTGAAATCGTGGAAAAGAAATTGTTTCCAATTGGTAGCTCCCAAACATGACAAGTGATTTCAATCTGGAGTCGTATCATCTCAAGtaaagagaaagaaagactAAAGAGGCCAACTCAGATTACATCTGTCAGCTCTAACTTTAACTCCGATATCTCCTTTATATCTCCTTTATGAAGGACACATTATGAAAGTACGATTTTCATGCGCGGATCCTGTACCGAGTTTTGGCGTCGAATTTATCTTAGCTACTGTGGCCCAATCTGCTAATAAAGTTG
This Scheffersomyces stipitis CBS 6054 chromosome 3, complete sequence DNA region includes the following protein-coding sequences:
- the CP52L gene encoding Cytochrome P450 52A12 (Alkane hydroxylase 1) (Alkane-inducible p450alk 1) (DH-ALK2) (go_process electron transport), which codes for MTVETIVQYLSCWQVYVLAVLVYHIFNWIHEQILYKKFGASPCINNERGGFLGIRLLRTLLKAKSDGTLSDVVKNRYYEMEHPEIETFTSRVFSQTVIATRDPANLKAILATQFNDFSLGIRHAQLYPLLGDGIFTLDGEGWKHSRAMLRPQFAKEQIAHVQSLEPHIQVLAKHIRKSEGKSFEMQELFFRLTLDCATEFLFGESVESLRDASIGMARADVEVEGKDRFAEAFNLAQTQIATRSMMNKMYFLYNTEELRNSCDVVHRFTDYYVNLALRTSTAELDKKSKSGYTFLYELVKQTRNPQILRDQLLNILLAGRDTTAGLLSFAFFELARQPHIWAKLKDEIYSAFGSGENSRIDEITFESLKRCEYLKAVLNETLRMYPSVPNNGRIAVRNTTLPRGGGPTGTEPMLVRKGQKVVYSVYTTHRSKTHYGEDAEVFRPERWFEPSSRKLGWAYLPFNGGPRICLGQQFALTEASYVVTRLIQMFPNISSDPTIEYPPRKASQLTMCLQDGLLISLY
- the OYE3.1 gene encoding NADPH dehydrogenase (OYE31) (NADH:flavin oxidoreductase/12-oxophytodienoate reductase~go_function oxidoreductase activity~go_process electron transport), giving the protein MSSTDKVQSSNAVTYFSPEQPVPAGTYFQQEKQKKPLLFSPLKIRELILQNRLVVSPMCQYSAGRDGQATPYHLVHYGQFLLRGPGLTFVEDTSVSPEGRLSPENLGIWNDQQAEALKDIVDFAHSQKQLIGIQLDHGGRKASSQPNYIHLEQNAEESVGGWPNEIVAPSPIVFRPNGNLVKPNELSKSDISRIVNDFGNAAERAVKISGFDAIEIHGAHGYLINQFYSKISNKRKDEYGGSFENRIRFLLEVVDEVRSRIPSSIPLFLRISAIENTEDEDAWTLSESIKLSTIVVEHGVDVIDVSSGGNCHRQYSRKSLSKGHAPMHIPLAKAIKDELGEKVLVACVGSLNSATLIEDELKKGSFDIALVGKGFLNNPALVWKFAEELEIRVHRPLQYGYPFFPPIQQILELIAKSEEAET